A genomic segment from Syntrophotalea acetylenivorans encodes:
- a CDS encoding homoserine dehydrogenase, translating to MKEVKVGLLGFGTIGAGVVRVFQQNSQVMTDRLGASIKLARIADLDITTDRGVQVEEGVLTTDANQVLTAPDIDVVIELIGGYEPARSFVLKAIENGKHVVTANKALLAKYGDEILAAAAEKGVEVMFEASVGGGIPVLSAIKENLCVNRFRSIFGILNGTCNYILTRMTDEGADFAAVLKDAQDVGYAEADPTFDIEGVDTAHKLAILIGLCYGTRVDCDDIHLEGISQISAVDIQFARQFGYKIKLLAISKEVDGEIEARVHPTMIPQNAPLADVDGVFNAVRLVGDFVGPVMLYGQGAGMDATASAVMGDVMSIARNQLTGAIGRTPAMAYCPTAIGKLPLKAMSDIVSRYYLRFSTVDKPGVVARIATILGNYQICISSMMQPEGHAVDTVPIVIMTDDAREADIRSALDEIDRLDVVHEPSHFIRIENTIE from the coding sequence ATGAAAGAGGTCAAGGTAGGGTTGCTCGGATTTGGTACCATCGGTGCCGGGGTGGTCAGGGTTTTTCAACAGAATTCACAGGTGATGACCGATCGCCTGGGTGCTTCCATAAAGCTGGCACGCATTGCCGATCTCGATATCACCACTGACCGTGGCGTGCAGGTTGAGGAGGGCGTGCTCACTACCGACGCTAACCAGGTATTGACCGCTCCGGATATCGATGTCGTTATTGAATTGATCGGTGGTTATGAGCCTGCCCGTTCTTTTGTGTTAAAAGCGATTGAAAACGGTAAACATGTTGTAACCGCCAACAAAGCCCTGTTGGCTAAGTACGGCGACGAAATCTTAGCTGCCGCGGCCGAAAAGGGTGTGGAAGTCATGTTTGAAGCCTCCGTCGGAGGTGGTATCCCTGTGCTTTCCGCTATCAAGGAGAATCTCTGCGTTAACCGGTTTCGCTCGATATTCGGTATCCTCAACGGTACCTGCAACTATATCCTGACCCGTATGACGGATGAAGGGGCTGATTTTGCCGCAGTACTGAAAGATGCACAGGATGTCGGCTACGCCGAAGCCGATCCCACCTTCGATATCGAAGGGGTCGACACGGCCCATAAACTCGCCATTCTCATCGGCCTCTGTTACGGTACGCGGGTGGATTGTGACGACATTCATTTGGAAGGCATCAGTCAGATCTCAGCGGTTGATATTCAATTCGCCCGCCAATTTGGCTACAAAATCAAATTGCTTGCTATCAGCAAAGAGGTGGACGGAGAAATCGAGGCCCGGGTTCATCCGACCATGATTCCGCAAAATGCTCCTCTGGCCGATGTGGATGGGGTGTTCAACGCCGTCCGCCTGGTTGGTGATTTTGTCGGGCCGGTGATGTTGTATGGTCAGGGAGCGGGTATGGACGCGACTGCCAGCGCCGTTATGGGCGATGTCATGTCGATTGCGAGAAACCAGCTGACCGGTGCCATTGGCAGAACCCCGGCCATGGCCTATTGTCCTACCGCCATCGGTAAGTTGCCCCTTAAAGCGATGTCCGATATTGTGAGTCGCTATTATCTGCGTTTCAGTACTGTGGACAAGCCCGGCGTAGTGGCTCGAATCGCCACTATTCTCGGTAACTATCAGATTTGTATTTCCTCCATGATGCAGCCGGAGGGGCATGCCGTTGATACGGTGCCGATTGTAATTATGACCGACGATGCCAGGGAAGCGGATATTCGATCCGCACTTGATGAAATTGATCGCCTGGATGTCGTTCACGAGCCGAGTCACTTTATTCGGATTGAAAACACTATCGAATAG
- a CDS encoding Rqc2 family fibronectin-binding protein yields MAGMDSLCMESVLVELQEVLPGSRVTKVYQPAAAELIFKLWNRGRTWRLLLSCEPGRSRLHLVEGTYPNPPVPPRFCQLLRARLRVLTGLRPIPGERIVTFTFAGGDNSTYQLQAELTGRSANLVLVDEQGLVVDALKRIPADNGRLPVMPGEHYHAPEPLTGQLLDQVNPGQLPEFDASSFEQWLLGGVKPMSRLLAKDLALLVKSGKSPSQALADFLERRRNWDTGISIMNVAGKPQLLPFGLKALEAQELATFTSPSAGAEVYFGEYVSSKDQFGPAGELRSLVKKTLNKLTRRMKRILLDQQNLEQAEGVRQQGELLLSQLHRVQPGEKSVTVDNYYMDPPQPISIQLDPCLTPQENAERLFCSYKKSKRSRQHIERRLVETEQEILWLEGISLALAEAQGADEFLSIRNELAEQGLLKGKKVNRVQRGSKGVAGVRETVSPGGFRICWGVNNRANDHVTKNLCHADDLWFHAHEMPGCHLVLKRGNHREVPEQDQLFAAALAAGYSRGKNDGMVMVMVTEGRWVSKPKGAKPGLVTVRQFKTLRVIPKRDQKDNGTKE; encoded by the coding sequence ATGGCAGGTATGGATAGCCTCTGCATGGAATCAGTGTTGGTCGAACTGCAGGAGGTTCTACCCGGTAGCCGCGTAACAAAAGTTTACCAGCCCGCTGCGGCCGAATTGATCTTCAAACTCTGGAATCGAGGTCGTACCTGGCGACTGTTGCTGTCTTGCGAGCCCGGTCGTTCCCGTTTGCATCTGGTCGAAGGCACCTATCCGAATCCGCCGGTTCCGCCACGATTTTGTCAGTTGCTCAGGGCCCGCTTGCGGGTTCTGACCGGTTTAAGGCCGATTCCCGGAGAGCGGATCGTTACCTTTACTTTTGCAGGGGGCGATAATTCAACCTATCAACTCCAGGCAGAGCTAACCGGTAGGTCCGCCAACCTGGTTCTGGTCGATGAGCAGGGTCTGGTTGTCGATGCCCTTAAGCGAATACCGGCCGATAATGGCCGGTTGCCTGTGATGCCCGGTGAGCACTATCATGCACCAGAGCCCTTGACGGGGCAGCTATTGGACCAGGTCAATCCAGGGCAGCTCCCTGAATTCGATGCATCTTCTTTTGAGCAATGGTTGCTGGGCGGGGTCAAACCCATGTCCCGCTTACTGGCAAAAGATCTTGCCCTGCTGGTGAAGTCGGGCAAGAGTCCAAGCCAGGCTCTGGCAGATTTCCTCGAACGCCGCCGTAATTGGGACACAGGTATCTCTATTATGAATGTGGCTGGTAAACCTCAGCTTCTACCCTTTGGTCTAAAAGCCCTTGAAGCTCAGGAGCTGGCAACCTTTACTTCACCTTCGGCAGGTGCAGAAGTCTACTTTGGGGAGTATGTCTCTTCAAAAGATCAGTTCGGCCCGGCCGGGGAATTGCGGTCACTGGTTAAAAAGACACTGAACAAGCTTACGCGGCGAATGAAACGCATTCTGCTGGATCAGCAAAACCTGGAACAGGCAGAAGGGGTGCGCCAACAGGGCGAACTGCTCCTGTCGCAGCTGCATCGGGTGCAGCCCGGTGAAAAGTCCGTCACGGTCGATAATTATTACATGGATCCGCCCCAACCGATCAGCATACAACTCGATCCCTGCTTAACCCCGCAGGAAAACGCCGAGCGCCTGTTTTGCTCCTATAAAAAAAGCAAACGAAGCCGGCAGCATATTGAACGTCGGCTTGTCGAAACGGAACAAGAAATTCTATGGCTGGAGGGGATATCCCTGGCTTTGGCCGAAGCACAGGGGGCTGATGAATTTCTTAGTATTCGGAACGAACTGGCAGAGCAGGGCCTATTGAAAGGCAAAAAAGTAAACCGGGTTCAACGAGGCTCTAAAGGCGTCGCCGGAGTACGGGAAACCGTCAGCCCCGGTGGTTTCCGAATTTGTTGGGGAGTGAATAATCGCGCCAATGATCACGTTACGAAAAACCTCTGCCATGCGGATGACCTGTGGTTCCATGCCCACGAGATGCCTGGGTGTCACCTGGTTCTGAAACGAGGCAATCATCGAGAGGTTCCTGAACAGGACCAACTCTTTGCCGCCGCTTTGGCAGCGGGGTATTCACGGGGGAAAAACGATGGAATGGTGATGGTGATGGTTACCGAAGGACGCTGGGTAAGTAAGCCCAAAGGGGCGAAGCCCGGACTCGTGACGGTACGTCAATTCAAGACCCTTCGCGTGATCCCAAAGCGGGATCAAAAGGATAATGGGACGAAGGAATAA
- a CDS encoding M17 family peptidase N-terminal domain-containing protein — MPGEVVAGFFFEDQRPVEGPSALLDWRLNGLLHKLLLAGSATGQLGENILVGNNGKLEASWILFVGGGRLQDLAPFTYGGLVSSVVDDCRRAGFNQISLCLTAPADAAPDWVEQLARELALGSGDMEILLTLQEGVGA; from the coding sequence ATGCCCGGAGAGGTCGTCGCCGGTTTTTTCTTTGAAGACCAGCGCCCCGTTGAAGGACCTTCCGCTCTACTCGATTGGCGCCTGAACGGTCTGCTGCATAAATTGTTACTGGCCGGTTCGGCTACGGGCCAGCTGGGGGAAAATATTCTGGTCGGCAACAACGGTAAACTTGAGGCATCCTGGATTCTCTTTGTCGGTGGCGGCAGGCTTCAGGATCTGGCTCCCTTTACCTATGGGGGACTGGTCAGCAGCGTTGTCGACGATTGCCGCCGAGCCGGATTTAACCAGATTTCATTGTGTTTAACCGCACCGGCAGATGCTGCCCCCGACTGGGTGGAACAGCTCGCAAGAGAACTGGCTCTTGGATCCGGTGATATGGAAATCCTGCTGACGTTGCAAGAAGGGGTCGGCGCCTGA
- the nusB gene encoding transcription antitermination factor NusB — protein sequence MQNGSRRQGRELAIKILFSLFEDQSSLDHVLETFWNNFRFNNDILGDPMDEVELPVKEDIRLFTEELVRGVATHREQLDQVIDEFSTNWSLERMSRVDLAILRMGAFELLFQPQTPTSVVINEAVEVGKRYGTQETPSFVNGLLDKVSRIYRPKSS from the coding sequence ATGCAAAACGGTTCCCGTCGTCAAGGCCGCGAATTGGCCATAAAAATACTCTTCAGCCTGTTTGAGGACCAATCTTCCCTCGACCATGTGCTAGAGACTTTTTGGAATAACTTTCGTTTTAACAACGATATCCTCGGTGACCCGATGGATGAGGTGGAGTTGCCTGTTAAGGAGGATATCCGCCTTTTTACCGAGGAACTGGTGCGAGGTGTTGCGACTCATCGTGAGCAGCTTGACCAGGTTATCGATGAGTTTTCCACCAACTGGTCTCTGGAGCGTATGTCGAGAGTCGATCTCGCCATCCTGCGCATGGGGGCCTTTGAATTGTTGTTTCAGCCTCAAACGCCTACGAGTGTAGTCATTAACGAAGCGGTAGAAGTCGGCAAGCGCTACGGCACTCAAGAAACACCGTCTTTTGTCAACGGCCTGCTCGACAAGGTATCCCGAATCTATCGCCCCAAGTCCTCATGA
- a CDS encoding tRNA (cytidine(34)-2'-O)-methyltransferase, giving the protein MSKPFHIVLIEPEIPPNTGNIARLCGATNTVLHLVGELGFSLDDRYLKRAGLDYWEVIDVRRWPSLEALQQEHPAARYWYTSKKAQRSYSGVDYQPGDFLVFGKETKGLPEELLCAEADHTIRIPIFNDRVRSLNLSTAAGIVLYEALRQTGRLT; this is encoded by the coding sequence ATGTCAAAGCCTTTTCATATCGTTCTGATCGAACCGGAGATCCCACCCAACACCGGCAATATTGCTCGCCTCTGCGGGGCAACCAACACCGTATTGCATCTGGTCGGGGAACTCGGATTTTCCCTTGATGACCGCTATCTTAAACGAGCCGGCCTCGACTATTGGGAGGTTATCGACGTAAGGCGCTGGCCGTCTCTGGAAGCTCTGCAACAGGAGCACCCCGCTGCCCGCTATTGGTATACCTCCAAAAAAGCTCAGCGTAGCTACAGTGGTGTCGATTACCAACCGGGCGACTTCCTGGTCTTCGGCAAGGAAACCAAAGGCCTGCCGGAAGAACTGCTCTGTGCTGAGGCCGATCACACGATCCGCATTCCGATCTTCAACGACCGGGTGCGCAGCCTTAATCTTTCCACCGCTGCCGGCATTGTCCTTTACGAAGCATTGAGACAAACGGGGCGCTTGACCTGA
- a CDS encoding HU family DNA-binding protein, with protein MNKSDLIEALAFEKGLTYKKAEEIVNLIFQSMTDTLAEGGRIEIRGFGSMTVKSYKAYTGRNPKTGETIEVKPKKLPFFKVGKGLRESIDN; from the coding sequence ATGAACAAATCGGACCTCATTGAAGCGCTGGCTTTTGAAAAGGGATTGACCTACAAAAAAGCGGAGGAAATTGTTAATCTTATCTTCCAATCCATGACCGACACCCTGGCAGAAGGCGGACGCATTGAGATTCGCGGCTTTGGCAGCATGACCGTCAAAAGCTATAAAGCCTACACCGGCCGGAATCCAAAGACCGGTGAAACGATCGAAGTAAAACCCAAAAAACTGCCCTTTTTCAAAGTCGGTAAAGGTTTACGAGAGAGTATTGACAACTAG
- a CDS encoding O-acetylhomoserine aminocarboxypropyltransferase/cysteine synthase family protein, which yields MSEKSPYRLGTNTLHAGHEPDGTTNSRAVPIYQTSSYTFDSSEHAARLFALEEPGNIYTRIMNPTTEVLEKRLAALDGGVGALAVASGTSAILLTVLNLARAGDNIVSASYLYGGTYNLFNHTLARMGISVKFVDSSDPAQVAAAIDEKTKAVYTETIGNPKNNVDDLQSIAKVAHDHNLPFVVDNTVATPCLFRPIEHGADIVVYSLTKFIGGHGTSIGGAVVDSGNFDWASGRFPEFTSPDPSYHGLIYHEALGKEAFIAKMRVTLLRDLGPCLSPFNAFLLLQGLETLHVRMPRHCENALSLARFLENHPDVAWVNYPGLPSHPDYQRAQKLLPAGQGAILGFGIKGGKEAGSRFIDEVKLASHLANIGDAKTLVIHPASTTHQQLSEEQQIASGVSPDFIRVSVGIEDIEDILEDFDQALKASQL from the coding sequence ATGTCTGAAAAAAGTCCTTATCGTCTCGGTACCAATACCCTGCACGCCGGTCATGAACCGGATGGAACCACTAACTCGCGAGCGGTACCTATTTACCAGACATCCTCATATACTTTCGATTCTTCCGAACATGCAGCCCGCCTGTTTGCCCTTGAAGAACCGGGCAATATCTACACCCGCATCATGAATCCGACGACGGAAGTACTGGAAAAGCGCCTGGCGGCCTTAGACGGCGGTGTTGGTGCCCTGGCCGTTGCCTCGGGCACCTCGGCGATCCTGCTGACAGTTCTCAACCTGGCCAGGGCCGGCGACAATATTGTCTCTGCCAGTTATCTTTACGGCGGCACCTACAATCTGTTCAATCACACTCTGGCGCGTATGGGGATTTCGGTCAAGTTTGTCGACAGCTCCGACCCTGCCCAGGTAGCTGCGGCCATCGACGAAAAGACCAAGGCGGTCTATACGGAGACCATCGGCAATCCCAAGAACAATGTAGACGATCTTCAGTCAATAGCCAAGGTGGCCCATGACCACAACTTGCCCTTTGTGGTGGACAATACCGTAGCGACCCCTTGTCTGTTCCGCCCTATCGAGCACGGCGCCGATATTGTGGTCTACTCCTTGACCAAGTTTATCGGGGGCCACGGCACCAGCATCGGCGGCGCGGTAGTCGACAGCGGCAACTTCGATTGGGCCAGCGGACGTTTTCCGGAATTCACCAGTCCGGACCCTAGCTATCACGGTCTGATCTACCATGAGGCTCTGGGTAAAGAAGCCTTTATTGCCAAGATGCGAGTCACCTTGTTGCGCGATCTGGGCCCTTGTCTGTCCCCTTTCAACGCCTTTTTATTGCTGCAGGGGCTGGAGACCCTCCATGTGCGTATGCCGCGCCACTGCGAAAACGCTCTCAGTTTGGCCCGGTTTCTCGAAAACCACCCTGACGTCGCCTGGGTTAACTACCCAGGACTGCCGAGCCATCCTGACTATCAGCGGGCGCAAAAGCTGTTGCCTGCCGGACAGGGCGCTATCCTCGGCTTCGGCATCAAGGGCGGCAAGGAAGCCGGTTCCCGCTTCATCGATGAAGTTAAACTAGCGAGCCATCTGGCCAATATCGGCGATGCCAAAACTTTGGTTATTCACCCCGCTTCGACGACCCACCAACAGCTTTCAGAGGAACAGCAGATAGCATCGGGGGTAAGTCCCGACTTTATTCGAGTTTCTGTCGGAATTGAGGATATCGAGGATATACTCGAAGATTTCGATCAGGCCCTCAAGGCCAGTCAACTATAA